The Xanthomonas fragariae genome has a segment encoding these proteins:
- a CDS encoding GGDEF domain-containing protein, whose amino-acid sequence MLGPITALLLCIHAVYLAMTGQAVACIITALLGLLAVWRGWQMRSAEHTGAGGVWLASINVGGCLVACWTGGDGALPWLFPVLATNYFLCEPPRAVLLSLPLLAALLFLPGLIVSAGQGASTVAVTLVTLAVGYAFSLRMQNDRVHLEELASLDALTGLPNRRMLERALTYQIDQRHPQDRLNSLIILDLDHFKEVNDLYGHAAGDAALSDLATILRFEVREPHQVFRFGGEEFVVLLRAGSLAELEAATERLRKVIRNGLRGPGGRITVSLGAARHDGETHWQDWFSRADAALYLAKNGGRDSVRVADQEFIRK is encoded by the coding sequence ATGCTTGGACCAATCACCGCGCTGCTGCTTTGCATCCATGCGGTCTACCTGGCCATGACCGGTCAAGCGGTTGCGTGCATCATCACTGCCTTGTTGGGCCTGCTCGCGGTGTGGCGCGGCTGGCAGATGCGCAGTGCCGAACATACTGGTGCTGGAGGGGTCTGGCTGGCCTCAATCAATGTCGGCGGTTGTCTGGTGGCGTGTTGGACCGGTGGCGATGGCGCCCTGCCCTGGTTGTTTCCGGTATTGGCCACGAATTATTTTCTGTGCGAACCACCACGTGCGGTGTTGTTGAGCTTGCCGCTGTTGGCGGCATTGTTGTTTTTGCCTGGCTTGATCGTCAGTGCGGGTCAGGGTGCATCGACTGTGGCGGTAACCTTGGTGACGCTGGCGGTAGGCTACGCGTTCTCGCTGCGCATGCAAAACGACCGCGTGCATCTGGAAGAGCTGGCCTCACTGGATGCGCTGACCGGCTTGCCTAACCGCCGCATGCTCGAACGTGCGCTCACCTATCAGATCGATCAGCGTCATCCGCAAGATCGGCTCAACAGCTTGATCATTTTGGATCTGGATCATTTCAAAGAGGTCAACGATCTGTACGGGCATGCCGCAGGCGATGCGGCATTGTCGGATCTGGCGACGATCCTGCGTTTCGAAGTGCGCGAGCCGCATCAGGTCTTCCGCTTTGGCGGCGAAGAATTTGTGGTGCTGCTGCGCGCCGGTTCGCTTGCGGAACTGGAGGCGGCCACCGAACGTTTGCGCAAGGTGATCCGCAATGGCTTGCGCGGTCCGGGGGGTCGCATCACCGTTTCGCTGGGTGCTGCGCGCCATGATGGCGAGACCCATTGGCAAGACTGGTTTTCGCGCGCCGATGCTGCGCTATATCTGGCCAAGAACGGCGGGCGCGACAGCGTGCGGGTTGCTGACCAAGAATTTATCCGCAAATAG
- a CDS encoding YbdD/YjiX family protein yields MGTQLVVASQYQVHRRIWRRLIQTARLCCGIPDYDNYVRHMLEKHPDKSVMDYPAFFRERQDARYGGKSGFRCC; encoded by the coding sequence ATGGGCACCCAACTCGTTGTGGCCAGCCAATATCAGGTGCATCGCCGCATCTGGCGGCGCCTGATACAGACCGCACGCCTGTGTTGCGGCATTCCCGACTACGACAACTACGTACGCCACATGCTGGAAAAACATCCCGACAAATCGGTGATGGACTACCCCGCCTTTTTCCGCGAACGCCAGGACGCGCGCTATGGCGGCAAGAGCGGATTTCGCTGCTGTTGA
- a CDS encoding DUF819 domain-containing protein: MNAAGFALIQNDIIVFGLIAATLGAVFWTSSREQGVWRRFYAVVPALLLCYLLPGIYNTVGLIDGTNTRLYNPIARDVLLPAALILLTLSIDLRAILGLGPTLVAMYLGASLSIMLGAVVAFWVMHWLHPATVAGDTWAGMATLAGSWIGGGANMLAMREVFDVDATTFGQFAVVDVGVGYVWMAALIFMAVYARKIDARSGADRRALDALQERMALFQAEHARIPSLADLMVIVAVAFGGVGLAHALANPLAAWCKTHSSWASQFSLDTPFVWVVVLATSLGLLLSLTRARTLEGAGASRIGTLLLYFLIACIGMQMDLLALLDRPWLFLLGLIWIAAHIALLWGLGRLLRVPFFYFAIGSQSNIGGPASAPVVAAAFHPALAPVGVLLGTMGYATGTCLAYLVGITLRAMAGA; encoded by the coding sequence GTGAATGCCGCCGGTTTTGCGCTGATTCAAAACGATATCATCGTCTTCGGCCTGATCGCCGCCACCCTGGGGGCGGTGTTCTGGACCTCCTCGCGCGAGCAGGGCGTGTGGCGGCGCTTTTATGCCGTGGTACCGGCCTTGTTGCTGTGTTATCTGCTGCCAGGCATCTACAACACGGTCGGTCTGATCGACGGCACCAACACCCGCCTGTACAACCCGATCGCGCGCGACGTTTTGCTACCGGCAGCGCTGATCCTGCTCACATTGAGTATCGACCTGCGCGCGATTCTGGGGCTGGGGCCAACGTTGGTCGCGATGTATCTGGGCGCATCGCTGAGCATCATGCTGGGCGCGGTGGTCGCGTTCTGGGTGATGCACTGGCTGCATCCGGCCACAGTGGCCGGCGACACCTGGGCCGGAATGGCGACGTTGGCCGGCAGTTGGATCGGCGGCGGTGCCAACATGCTGGCGATGCGTGAGGTCTTCGATGTGGATGCCACCACCTTCGGCCAGTTCGCCGTAGTCGATGTCGGCGTAGGTTACGTATGGATGGCTGCGCTGATTTTCATGGCCGTGTACGCCCGCAAGATCGATGCGCGCAGCGGCGCGGATAGGCGTGCGCTGGATGCCTTGCAGGAGCGCATGGCGCTCTTCCAAGCCGAACATGCGCGCATTCCCAGCCTGGCCGATTTGATGGTGATCGTAGCGGTGGCATTTGGCGGGGTCGGCTTGGCGCATGCGCTCGCCAACCCGCTCGCTGCATGGTGCAAGACGCATTCGAGTTGGGCCAGTCAGTTCAGTCTGGATACGCCGTTTGTGTGGGTAGTGGTGTTGGCGACCAGTCTGGGCCTGCTGCTGAGCTTGACCCGCGCACGCACGCTCGAAGGCGCGGGCGCCTCCAGGATCGGCACGCTGCTGCTGTATTTCCTGATCGCCTGCATCGGCATGCAGATGGATCTGTTGGCGCTGCTGGACCGGCCGTGGCTGTTCCTGCTCGGCCTGATCTGGATCGCTGCCCACATCGCGCTGCTGTGGGGTCTGGGCCGCTTGTTGCGGGTGCCATTTTTCTATTTCGCGATCGGCTCGCAATCCAACATCGGTGGCCCGGCCTCCGCGCCGGTGGTCGCTGCCGCTTTCCATCCGGCATTGGCACCGGTCGGGGTGTTGCTGGGCACGATGGGCTACGCCACCGGCACCTGTCTGGCGTATCTGGTCGGCATTACCTTGCGCGCGATGGCGGGTGCATAG
- a CDS encoding sensor domain-containing diguanylate cyclase: protein MLLLGSEYWSIHEERATALRTAEAQSLNLANSLAQHASDTMAIAEAVLSGLVSRVEHDQASIIARSAMHDFLVREAQRSDRLHGIFICAADGSWVSSSLDSTPRTHNNADRAYFKYHRDHPDAMSLVGPPVQSRSDGSWVLTLSRRLNTPSGDFAGVVLVTLPLKYFQNYYNTFEIGPNGTIGMTNDDGIVLVRRPDKPGVIGTSIAGTLIYVTIHARKHGTATYRSPIDGVERISSFAPARPYPLTVLTGVSVDDALANWRQSAGQRIVIATLGFALLLWVGIWLDLQLRRMHRNEARLSTEAWVDALTGIANRRAFDHRLSRALQEAMRLQAPLSVLMIDVDHFKLYNDTYGHVNGDACLRLVARAIAGCSRRSQDIAARYGGEEFGMILPQTDAAGALRLADAVRSAVAELGLMHLSSPTCTHVTVSVGAATFEPGDAPLTPDAFVHDADSALYRAKQNGRDRTSV, encoded by the coding sequence ATGCTATTGCTCGGTTCGGAATATTGGTCCATCCACGAAGAACGCGCGACCGCGCTGCGCACTGCCGAAGCGCAGTCGCTGAACCTCGCCAATTCGCTGGCGCAACATGCCAGCGACACCATGGCGATCGCCGAGGCGGTGCTGTCCGGGCTGGTGTCGCGCGTCGAACACGATCAGGCTTCGATAATTGCGCGATCGGCGATGCACGATTTTCTGGTACGCGAAGCACAGCGCTCGGATCGGCTGCATGGCATCTTCATCTGTGCAGCGGATGGCAGCTGGGTGAGCTCATCGCTGGACAGCACCCCCAGAACCCATAACAACGCCGACCGCGCTTACTTCAAGTATCATCGCGACCATCCCGATGCCATGTCGCTGGTCGGCCCACCGGTGCAAAGCCGCTCCGACGGCAGTTGGGTACTGACGCTGAGCCGCCGACTCAACACACCCAGCGGGGACTTTGCCGGTGTGGTGCTGGTCACCCTGCCACTGAAGTATTTCCAGAACTACTACAACACCTTCGAGATTGGCCCGAACGGCACGATTGGCATGACTAACGACGATGGCATCGTGCTAGTGCGCCGGCCCGACAAGCCGGGCGTGATCGGTACTTCGATCGCAGGCACATTGATCTACGTCACCATTCACGCGCGCAAACATGGCACCGCAACGTATCGGTCGCCGATCGACGGTGTGGAGCGCATCTCCAGTTTCGCACCGGCGCGGCCATATCCGTTGACCGTGCTGACCGGCGTTTCGGTGGACGATGCACTGGCCAACTGGCGGCAATCCGCAGGCCAGCGGATTGTGATCGCCACACTCGGCTTTGCGCTGCTGCTGTGGGTTGGCATTTGGCTGGACCTGCAATTGCGCCGCATGCATCGCAACGAAGCCAGGCTGAGCACCGAAGCCTGGGTGGATGCGTTGACCGGCATCGCCAACCGGCGCGCATTCGACCATCGCCTATCGCGCGCATTGCAGGAAGCCATGCGCCTGCAGGCGCCGTTGTCGGTGCTGATGATCGATGTCGACCACTTCAAGCTCTACAACGACACCTATGGTCATGTGAATGGCGATGCCTGCCTGCGGTTGGTCGCCCGCGCGATTGCCGGATGCTCGCGACGCAGCCAGGACATCGCCGCACGTTATGGCGGCGAAGAGTTCGGCATGATCCTGCCGCAGACCGACGCTGCCGGCGCATTACGATTGGCCGATGCGGTCCGCAGCGCTGTCGCCGAACTCGGCCTGATGCACCTGTCCAGCCCAACCTGCACGCACGTCACCGTCAGCGTCGGCGCAGCCACCTTCGAACCGGGCGACGCCCCACTCACACCCGACGCCTTCGTGCACGACGCCGATTCGGCGCTGTATCGCGCCAAGCAGAACGGCCGGGATCGTACGTCGGTGTAG
- the gpmA gene encoding 2,3-diphosphoglycerate-dependent phosphoglycerate mutase, giving the protein MTRKLVLLRHGQSKWNLDNRFTGWVDVELTEQGRQEAAAAGKLMKDEGLQFDVAHTSVLKRAIHTLQGALKELDQDWLPVSKSWRLNERHYGGLQGLDKAETAAKHGEEQVKSWRRSYDIPPPAIDVNDPGHPCHDRRYATLDRNALPGTESLATTLVRVLPYWHDAIAPQLKARQTVLVTAHGNSLRALYKYLNDVSNEQILELNIPTGIPLLFELDDNLQVQSFRYLGDPEAAKRAAEAVANQGKAK; this is encoded by the coding sequence ATGACCCGCAAACTCGTACTGCTGCGCCATGGCCAGAGCAAATGGAACCTGGACAACCGTTTCACCGGCTGGGTGGATGTGGAACTTACCGAACAAGGCCGCCAGGAGGCCGCTGCGGCCGGCAAGCTGATGAAGGATGAAGGGCTGCAGTTCGATGTCGCCCACACCTCGGTGCTCAAGCGCGCCATCCACACGCTGCAGGGTGCGTTGAAGGAACTCGATCAGGATTGGCTGCCGGTGTCCAAGAGCTGGCGCCTCAACGAGCGCCACTACGGCGGCCTGCAGGGCCTGGACAAGGCCGAGACGGCGGCCAAGCACGGCGAAGAACAGGTCAAGAGCTGGCGCCGCTCGTACGACATTCCGCCGCCGGCGATAGACGTCAACGACCCCGGTCACCCGTGCCACGACCGTCGCTACGCCACGCTGGATCGCAACGCATTGCCGGGCACCGAGTCGCTGGCGACCACGCTGGTGCGCGTGCTGCCGTATTGGCACGACGCGATCGCGCCGCAGTTGAAGGCCAGGCAGACCGTGCTGGTGACCGCGCATGGCAACTCGCTGCGCGCGCTGTACAAGTATCTCAACGACGTGTCGAACGAGCAGATCCTGGAGCTCAACATTCCAACCGGCATCCCGCTGTTGTTCGAGCTGGACGACAATCTGCAGGTGCAAAGTTTCCGTTACCTGGGCGACCCGGAAGCGGCCAAGCGCGCCGCCGAAGCGGTGGCCAATCAGGGCAAGGCGAAGTGA
- a CDS encoding XdhC family protein, producing the protein MSEAVATVTHAAPAWPAWPSYALHDDLLPTLTAWYRAGQRVAIATLIDIRGSSPRPLGSEMAISADGRVAGYVSGGCVEAAVAHQAMAALRDGRSRWLDYGQGSEVLDIQLSCGGRIGVLVWPVPDLGEHLERWRNARQHHRAFHVALNRDSGAVRYPVTAQDARPGEFLRTHRPPLRLVLVGADPALLVLVSLASQMGIEVRVLRPHGPSEPPPRLAPEHYDRRGLSQALKDLHLDADTALYSLAHDGDIDLQVACRGLASNVACVGILGSRHKREGRLQTLRALGHDDTALARLRLPAGWRMGRSSPHTIALGIIAEATQAVADTQSVAVGGYDLSTWRAMPPGRSS; encoded by the coding sequence GTGAGTGAAGCCGTAGCCACGGTCACGCATGCCGCGCCGGCGTGGCCGGCATGGCCGAGCTACGCACTGCACGATGATCTGCTGCCGACGCTGACAGCCTGGTATCGGGCTGGGCAGCGTGTAGCGATTGCCACGTTGATCGACATTCGGGGCTCGTCACCGCGCCCCCTGGGCAGCGAGATGGCGATCAGCGCAGACGGCCGGGTCGCCGGTTACGTGTCCGGGGGGTGCGTGGAGGCAGCGGTGGCGCATCAAGCCATGGCAGCACTGCGCGATGGTCGGTCGCGCTGGCTGGATTACGGCCAGGGCAGCGAAGTGCTGGACATCCAGCTCAGCTGCGGCGGCCGCATCGGCGTGCTGGTGTGGCCGGTGCCGGATCTGGGCGAGCATCTGGAACGTTGGCGCAACGCGCGCCAACACCATCGGGCGTTTCATGTGGCGCTGAATCGCGATTCCGGCGCGGTGCGTTATCCGGTCACTGCGCAGGATGCACGTCCCGGTGAATTCTTGCGCACGCATCGTCCACCGTTGCGACTGGTGCTGGTCGGCGCCGATCCTGCGCTGCTGGTGTTGGTCTCATTGGCCAGCCAGATGGGTATCGAGGTGCGCGTGCTGCGACCGCATGGGCCCAGTGAACCACCGCCGCGACTGGCTCCGGAGCATTACGACCGTCGCGGTTTGAGCCAGGCACTGAAGGATCTGCATCTGGATGCAGACACCGCGCTTTATAGCCTGGCGCACGATGGCGATATCGATCTGCAGGTCGCATGTCGCGGGCTTGCGTCCAACGTTGCCTGCGTCGGCATCCTGGGCAGCCGACACAAGCGCGAAGGTCGTCTACAAACGCTGCGTGCACTCGGACACGACGATACCGCGCTTGCGCGCTTGCGACTTCCCGCCGGCTGGCGCATGGGGCGCTCGTCGCCGCACACCATCGCACTTGGCATCATTGCCGAGGCGACACAGGCGGTGGCGGACACGCAGTCTGTTGCGGTGGGTGGCTACGACCTCAGCACTTGGCGTGCTATGCCACCTGGCAGATCGTCGTGA
- a CDS encoding nucleotidyltransferase family protein — protein MSSDHAALVLAAGAGRRLGRWKQLLMRDGEPLLRRAARIALQTSPRRCVVALGAEADALAEVLHGLDVEILRHADWCVGMGSSLAVLRQHVQDDTPLRRSLILGCDQPALDAPHLRALLQEAGHAASGCAISGYAGVRGIPAVVTHAVWADVPLQADSGLRGLFASLDVQTLGCVSAPALALDIDTPADLAAAQRRGWVDLD, from the coding sequence GTGAGCAGCGATCACGCCGCGCTGGTCTTGGCCGCCGGCGCGGGGCGCCGGCTGGGCCGTTGGAAGCAACTGTTGATGCGCGATGGCGAGCCCCTGCTACGCCGCGCCGCACGCATTGCGCTACAAACGTCGCCGCGCCGTTGTGTGGTGGCGTTGGGTGCCGAAGCCGACGCATTGGCCGAGGTCTTGCACGGCCTGGATGTGGAAATACTTCGGCATGCCGACTGGTGTGTAGGCATGGGTTCCAGCTTGGCGGTGTTGCGCCAACATGTGCAGGACGACACGCCGTTGCGCCGCAGCTTGATCCTGGGCTGCGATCAACCTGCACTGGACGCACCGCACCTGCGCGCGCTGCTCCAAGAGGCCGGGCACGCCGCTTCGGGCTGTGCCATCAGTGGTTATGCCGGGGTCCGCGGCATTCCTGCAGTGGTCACCCACGCCGTCTGGGCAGACGTCCCGCTGCAGGCCGATAGCGGCTTGCGCGGCCTGTTTGCCAGCCTGGATGTGCAGACACTGGGCTGCGTAAGCGCACCGGCGCTGGCCTTGGATATCGACACGCCTGCCGATCTGGCGGCGGCGCAGCGGCGCGGCTGGGTGGATCTGGACTGA
- a CDS encoding HAD family hydrolase has product MQRFELLISDCDGVLVDSEILADRVMCEALAGFVPVQALEHLLGTTFGQTTRDMLRLVQERFALQLPDTLLAQIQARSEALIEAEVQPIPGVRQALEQIPLPLAVASNSRCHNVIASVERVGLSARAAGRIFGADMVERPKPAPDVYLLAARTAGVAPERCLVIEDSLTGASAALAAGMQVLGFTGASHIPHGHDERLRRIGVLEVFDAMRDLPELFECLVRKQAG; this is encoded by the coding sequence ATGCAGCGATTCGAGCTACTGATCAGTGACTGCGATGGCGTTCTTGTCGACAGCGAGATATTGGCCGACCGGGTGATGTGTGAGGCGCTGGCGGGATTCGTTCCGGTCCAGGCGTTGGAGCATCTGCTGGGAACGACCTTCGGGCAAACCACGCGTGACATGTTGCGGCTGGTCCAAGAGCGCTTCGCGCTGCAGTTGCCGGACACCTTGCTGGCGCAGATCCAGGCGCGTAGCGAAGCGCTTATCGAGGCCGAGGTACAGCCGATTCCAGGCGTGCGCCAGGCACTGGAACAGATTCCGTTGCCGTTGGCAGTGGCCTCCAATAGCCGCTGCCATAATGTGATTGCATCGGTGGAGCGGGTTGGGCTCAGCGCCCGGGCTGCTGGACGTATCTTCGGTGCCGATATGGTGGAGCGGCCAAAGCCTGCACCGGATGTCTATCTGCTAGCCGCACGTACAGCCGGTGTGGCGCCGGAGCGTTGTCTGGTGATCGAGGACAGCCTCACCGGTGCGAGCGCGGCATTGGCCGCAGGAATGCAAGTGCTGGGTTTTACCGGTGCCAGCCATATTCCACATGGGCACGATGAGAGGTTGCGTCGTATCGGCGTGCTTGAGGTGTTCGACGCCATGCGCGACTTGCCGGAATTGTTCGAATGCCTCGTACGGAAGCAAGCTGGCTGA
- a CDS encoding carbon starvation CstA family protein, with the protein MKGFSKLAWSALALLAAFCLGTVALRRGEHINALWIVVAAVSIYLIAYRFYSLFIADNVLQLDPTRATPAVANNDGLDYVPTNKHVLFGHHFAAIAGAGPLVGPVLAAQMGYLPGLLWLVVGVVFAGAVQDFVVLFLSSRRNGRSLGDLVREEMGQVPGTIALFGAFLIMIIILAVLAMVVVKALAESPWGMFTVIATMPIALMMGVYMRYIRVGKIGEISVVGLVLLLGAIWLGGKVAADPSWGPAFTFTARQITWMLIGYGFVAAVLPVWLLLAPRDYLSTFLKIGTIMALAIGILVVMPDLQMPALTRFASTGDGPVWKGGIFPFLFITIACGAVSGFHALIASGTTPKLLANEGHMRYIGYGGMLMESFVAIMALVAASIIEPGIYFAMNSPASLVGTDTVAVAAKLSEWGFAITPEVLEATARDIGEHSILARAGGAPTLAVGIAQILHQLLPGEDTMAFWYHFAILFEALFILTAVDAGTRAGRFMLQDLLGNFIPALKKTDSWTANIIATAGCVALWGYLLYTGVIDPFGGIQTLWPLFGISNQMLAGIALMLGTVVLFKMKRDRYAWVTIMPALWLLLCTTYAGLIKIFDSNPAQGFLAQAHKFQAAIASNTVTAPAKTVAQMQQIVTNAYVNAGLTVLFLFVVCSILIYAVKTIIVARRNPQRSDRQTPYVALQPHQMADM; encoded by the coding sequence ATGAAAGGGTTCTCGAAGCTGGCCTGGAGCGCGCTGGCGCTGCTGGCTGCGTTCTGCCTGGGTACCGTGGCGCTGCGGCGTGGCGAACACATCAACGCGTTGTGGATCGTGGTGGCTGCGGTGTCGATCTATCTGATCGCCTACCGGTTCTACAGCCTGTTCATCGCCGACAACGTGCTGCAGTTGGATCCCACCCGCGCCACGCCCGCCGTCGCCAACAACGACGGCCTGGACTACGTACCCACCAACAAGCACGTGCTGTTTGGCCATCATTTTGCCGCGATCGCTGGCGCCGGGCCCTTGGTCGGCCCGGTGCTCGCCGCGCAAATGGGCTACCTGCCAGGCTTGCTGTGGCTGGTGGTGGGCGTGGTGTTTGCCGGTGCGGTGCAGGACTTCGTGGTGCTATTTCTCTCAAGCCGTCGCAACGGCCGCTCGCTGGGCGATCTGGTGCGCGAGGAAATGGGTCAGGTGCCCGGCACAATCGCCTTGTTCGGTGCATTCCTGATCATGATCATCATCCTGGCGGTGCTGGCGATGGTGGTGGTCAAGGCGCTGGCCGAAAGCCCGTGGGGCATGTTCACGGTGATCGCGACGATGCCGATCGCGCTGATGATGGGGGTGTACATGCGCTATATCCGTGTCGGCAAGATCGGCGAGATCTCGGTGGTCGGCCTGGTGCTGTTGCTAGGCGCGATCTGGTTGGGCGGCAAGGTCGCCGCCGATCCAAGCTGGGGTCCGGCCTTCACCTTCACCGCCAGGCAGATCACCTGGATGTTGATCGGCTATGGCTTCGTCGCCGCAGTGTTGCCGGTGTGGCTGCTGCTGGCGCCGCGCGACTACCTGTCAACCTTTCTCAAGATCGGCACGATCATGGCACTTGCGATCGGCATTCTGGTCGTGATGCCGGATCTGCAAATGCCGGCGCTGACGCGGTTCGCTTCCACCGGCGACGGCCCGGTGTGGAAAGGCGGCATTTTCCCGTTTCTGTTCATCACCATCGCCTGCGGGGCGGTGTCCGGTTTCCACGCGTTGATCGCCTCCGGTACCACGCCAAAGTTGCTCGCCAACGAGGGCCACATGCGTTACATCGGCTACGGCGGCATGTTGATGGAATCGTTCGTGGCGATCATGGCCCTGGTGGCGGCCTCGATCATCGAGCCTGGCATCTATTTCGCGATGAACAGCCCGGCCTCACTGGTCGGCACCGACACGGTGGCGGTCGCGGCCAAGCTGTCCGAATGGGGCTTTGCGATCACGCCCGAGGTCCTGGAAGCCACCGCGCGCGACATCGGCGAGCACAGCATCCTGGCACGTGCCGGCGGCGCCCCCACGCTGGCAGTCGGCATTGCGCAGATCCTGCACCAGCTGCTGCCCGGCGAAGACACCATGGCGTTCTGGTACCACTTCGCCATCCTGTTCGAAGCCCTGTTCATTCTGACTGCAGTGGACGCCGGCACGCGTGCGGGCCGCTTCATGCTGCAGGACCTGCTGGGCAACTTCATCCCGGCGCTGAAGAAGACCGACTCGTGGACTGCCAACATAATCGCCACCGCCGGTTGCGTGGCGCTGTGGGGCTATCTGCTCTACACCGGCGTGATCGATCCATTCGGCGGCATCCAGACGCTGTGGCCGTTGTTCGGCATCTCCAACCAGATGCTGGCAGGTATTGCATTGATGCTGGGCACGGTGGTGCTGTTCAAGATGAAGCGCGATCGCTACGCCTGGGTCACCATCATGCCGGCGCTGTGGCTGCTGTTGTGCACGACCTACGCCGGGCTGATCAAGATCTTCGACAGCAACCCGGCCCAGGGCTTCCTGGCGCAGGCGCACAAGTTTCAGGCCGCTATCGCCAGCAACACCGTCACCGCACCGGCCAAGACGGTGGCGCAGATGCAGCAGATCGTCACCAATGCCTACGTCAACGCCGGTCTGACCGTGCTGTTTCTGTTCGTGGTGTGCTCGATCCTGATTTACGCGGTCAAGACGATCATCGTTGCGCGCCGCAACCCGCAACGTAGCGATCGCCAAACTCCGTACGTGGCGTTGCAGCCACACCAGATGGCGGACATGTAA